One window from the genome of Magnolia sinica isolate HGM2019 chromosome 4, MsV1, whole genome shotgun sequence encodes:
- the LOC131244612 gene encoding uncharacterized protein LOC131244612: MAKSCKGLTMELVKCLNKTDCIKIEKRSYRDCLGEKSPSISSECVGLRETYFNCKRGQVDMRSRIHGNKGY; the protein is encoded by the coding sequence ATGGCGAAGTCGTGTAAAGGCCTCACCATGGAACTTGTCAAGTGCCTCAACAAAACCGACTGTATCAAGATCGAGAAGCGCTCATACAGGGATTGTCTTGGAGAAAAAAGTCCATCCATATCAAGCGAGTGTGTTGGCCTAAGGGAGACATATTTCAATTGCAAGAGAGGCCAGGTTGACATGCGATCTCGAATACATGGAAACAAGGGGTATTAG
- the LOC131243487 gene encoding repetitive proline-rich cell wall protein 2-like: MRALSAHRWAYFVLWATLVSFCLCDDATKSDTSVVVVGSGECGDCKQLNIKNSDAFSGLLVAINCKTVNGEFRTRGFSELDKDGKFHIELPNELVNKNGELTEECFAQLHSASHDPCPTIEGLEPSKLVLKSKDSGEHAFSTTGKLSFTPATCTSAILWPLYKKSLHPVPKFPPIYKKPLPKIPKIPPLYKKPLPPVSKIPPIYKKPLSLVPEIPPIYKKPLPPLPEIPPIYKKPLPPIPEPPPKKKKPPPKKKPMPEDPEPPPKKKKPPPKKKPMPEDPEPPPKKKPMPQDPKPPPIYEKPLPPIPKFPPIYKKPFPPIPKFPPIYKKPLPPVPKFPSIDKKSLSEIPKIPPVYKKPLPPFPKIPPIYKKPLPPVPKIPPIYKKPLPPLPKIPPIYKKPLPPIPKPPPKKKKPPPKKKPMPQDPKPPPIY; this comes from the exons ATGCGGGCTCTTTCGGCCCATCGATGGGCCTATTTTGTTCTATGGGCCACACTGGTCAGCTTCTGTTTATGTGATGATGCAACGAAGAGCGATACGTCTGTCGTCGTGGTTGGTTCCGGAGAATGTGGCGACTGCAAGCAGCTGAATATCAAAAATTCAGATGCGTTTTCAG GTCTCCTTGTAGCAATTAATTGCAAGACTGTTAATGGTGAGTTCAGGACCAGGGGCTTCAGTGAACTCGACAAGGATGGAAAATTCCACATTGAACTTCCCAATGAACTTGTCAATAAGAACGGAGAGCTAACTGAGGAATGCTTTGCGCAACTCCATAGCGCATCCCACGATCCATGCCCCACCATAGAAGGCCTAGAACCGTCGAAGCTCGTACTCAAGTCAAAAGATAGTGGAGAGCACGCGTTCAGCACGACTGGAAAATTATCATTCACACCAGCAACATGCACGTCGGCTATCCTCTGGCCCCTTTACAAAAAGTCATTGCATCCTGTTCCCAAATTCCCTCCCATTTACAAAAAGCCATTGCCCAAAATTCCTAAGATCCCTCCTCTCTATAAAAAGCCATTGCCCCCGGTTTCCAAAATTCCTCCTATTTACAAAAAGCCATTGTCCCTGGTTCCTGAAATCCCTCCTATCTATAAAAAGCCATTGCCTCCTCTTCCTGAAATCCCTCCTATTTACAAAAAGCCATTGCCCCCAATTCCCGAACCCcctcctaaaaagaaaaaaccccCTCCTAAAAAAAAACCAATGCCCGAAGATCCCGAACCCcctcctaaaaagaaaaaaccccCTCCTAAAAAAAAACCAATGCCCGAAGATCCCGAACCCCCTCCTAAAAAAAAACCAATGCCCCAAGATCCCAAACCCCCTCCTATTTACGAAAAACCATTGCCCCCTATTCCCAAATTTCCTCCCATCTATAAAAAGCCATTTCCCCCTATTCCCAAATTTCCTCCCATCTACAAAAAGCCATTGCCTCCTGTTCCCAAATTCCCTTCCATTGACAAAAAGTCATTGTCCGAAATTCCTAAGATCCCTCCTGTCTATAAAAAGCCATTGCCCCCATTTCCCAAAATTCCTCCTATTTACAAAAAGCCATTGCCCCCGGTTCCTAAAATCCCTCCTATCTACAAAAAGCCATTGCCTCCTCTTCCTAAAATCCCTCCTATTTACAAAAAGCCATTGCCCCCAATTCCCAAACCCCCTCCTAAAAAAAAGAAACCCCCTCCCAAAAAAAAACCAATGCCCCAAGATCCCAAACCCCCTCCTATTTATTAA